One Qipengyuania aurantiaca genomic region harbors:
- a CDS encoding OmpP1/FadL family transporter, with amino-acid sequence MTPQFKTASSALAIGLGMVLASPAYAGGFYIQEQSAKEAGRAYSGNAAAADSPATIFFNPAGMTELEGIQVEANAQALFVTARQSDTGTTRSVPGLPVTLPVTGSDGGSPFAQPLVVPSLYASAQVTDRLWVGLGVNSPFGVVVDYDEDFFGRYDSVTSDLFTLNAQPSVAYKISDNFSIGAGVDIQYIDVKLANAVPNLNPADPDGELRITGDDISVGWNAGFTATFDPVRIGAHYRSAIDHDLEGEFDLSGLTGLLAGNNVTTPAAAPLSTPDIATVSVLFGTDTPWRVYGTWRWYNWSNFDEIRVEPEGLEPQVNEQFYRDTYSMALGAEYDVNELLTLRAGTMFDASPITDEFRSTRVPDGDRTWLSVGASYDINDRFSASLAYAHVFVKSEPIDRTDTFFEGTPAAVDARIRSSSSGNADVLAFSLGARF; translated from the coding sequence ATGACGCCCCAATTCAAAACAGCTTCGTCCGCCCTCGCCATCGGCCTCGGCATGGTCCTCGCAAGCCCCGCCTATGCGGGCGGCTTCTACATCCAGGAGCAATCGGCCAAGGAGGCCGGGCGAGCGTATTCGGGCAACGCGGCGGCCGCGGACAGTCCGGCGACGATCTTCTTCAACCCCGCCGGAATGACCGAACTCGAAGGCATACAGGTGGAAGCCAACGCGCAGGCCCTTTTCGTCACCGCGCGCCAGTCCGACACCGGCACGACGCGCAGCGTGCCCGGCCTTCCCGTCACCCTGCCCGTGACCGGCAGCGACGGCGGCAGCCCCTTCGCCCAGCCGCTCGTCGTGCCGTCGCTCTATGCCAGCGCGCAGGTGACCGACCGCTTGTGGGTCGGCCTCGGCGTCAACAGCCCCTTCGGCGTGGTCGTCGATTACGACGAGGACTTCTTCGGCCGCTACGATTCCGTTACGTCGGACCTCTTCACGCTGAACGCCCAGCCGAGCGTGGCCTACAAGATCTCCGACAATTTCTCGATCGGCGCCGGGGTCGACATCCAGTATATCGATGTAAAGCTCGCCAACGCGGTGCCCAATCTCAATCCGGCCGACCCCGACGGCGAGTTGCGCATCACGGGCGATGATATTTCGGTAGGCTGGAACGCGGGCTTCACCGCCACTTTCGACCCGGTGCGCATCGGCGCGCATTACCGTTCGGCCATCGATCACGATCTGGAAGGCGAATTCGACCTCTCCGGCCTCACCGGCCTGCTGGCCGGCAACAACGTCACCACGCCTGCCGCCGCGCCGCTATCGACGCCCGACATCGCCACGGTCAGCGTCCTCTTCGGCACCGACACGCCGTGGCGCGTCTATGGCACCTGGCGCTGGTACAACTGGAGCAATTTCGACGAAATCCGCGTCGAGCCCGAAGGCCTCGAGCCGCAGGTTAACGAGCAGTTCTATCGCGACACCTATTCCATGGCCCTGGGCGCGGAATACGACGTGAACGAACTGCTGACCCTGCGCGCGGGCACCATGTTCGACGCCTCGCCGATCACCGACGAGTTTCGTTCGACCCGCGTGCCCGATGGCGACCGCACTTGGCTTTCCGTCGGCGCGAGCTACGACATCAACGACCGCTTCTCCGCCAGCCTCGCTTATGCGCATGTCTTCGTGAAGAGCGAACCGATCGACCGCACCGATACCTTCTTCGAAGGCACGCCGGCCGCCGTCGATGCCCGCATCCGCTCCAGCAGCAGCGGCAACGCCGACGTGCTCGCCTTCTCGCTGGGCGCGCGCTTCTGA
- a CDS encoding DMT family transporter, producing the protein MAAMMSDTHDPRGPVLAVAAGIAMLSLMDAFIKSAALAHGAYMAAILRVGIAFGLSAPFWLALGPKWPERKVLKVHLKRGIVGAAMALTFFVALTKLPLAETIAISFVAPIISLYLAAILLGETIRPRAIWGATLGLVGVLVIVGGKFGRGNLDSETLVGLAAIGVSALLYAWNLVIQREQALVAKPLEVTTFYMGIAGLCYLLAAPWLFEMPPVAELGDVSVAAVLTVAGALTMAWAYARAEAQVLVPLEYSGFLWAMLFGWLLLHETVTWTAIAGAGLIVAGCWIATTRKRTEQSAI; encoded by the coding sequence ATGGCAGCGATGATGAGCGACACGCACGATCCTCGCGGGCCGGTTCTGGCCGTTGCTGCCGGGATCGCCATGCTGTCGCTGATGGACGCCTTCATCAAGAGCGCGGCGCTCGCGCATGGCGCTTACATGGCGGCGATCCTGCGCGTGGGCATCGCCTTCGGCCTCTCGGCACCCTTCTGGCTCGCGCTGGGGCCGAAATGGCCCGAGCGTAAGGTCCTCAAGGTGCATTTGAAGCGCGGAATTGTGGGCGCCGCGATGGCGCTGACCTTCTTCGTTGCGCTCACCAAGCTGCCGCTCGCAGAAACGATTGCGATCTCCTTCGTGGCACCGATTATCTCGCTCTATCTCGCCGCGATCCTTCTGGGCGAGACGATAAGGCCCCGCGCGATCTGGGGCGCGACGCTGGGTCTTGTCGGCGTGCTGGTCATCGTCGGCGGAAAATTCGGGCGCGGCAATCTCGACAGCGAGACGCTGGTAGGCCTTGCCGCAATCGGCGTCTCCGCGCTGCTCTATGCCTGGAACCTCGTGATCCAGCGCGAACAGGCGCTGGTCGCCAAGCCGCTGGAAGTGACGACCTTCTACATGGGGATCGCAGGGCTGTGTTACCTGCTGGCCGCCCCGTGGCTGTTCGAAATGCCGCCCGTCGCAGAACTTGGCGACGTGAGCGTGGCAGCCGTGCTTACCGTGGCTGGAGCGCTGACCATGGCATGGGCCTACGCCCGCGCCGAAGCGCAGGTGCTCGTCCCGCTCGAATATTCGGGCTTTTTATGGGCGATGCTGTTCGGCTGGCTGCTCCTGCACGAAACCGTCACATGGACGGCCATTGCAGGCGCTGGCCTGATTGTCGCCGGCTGCTGGATTGCCACGACCCGCAAGCGGACCGAGCAGTCGGCGATCTGA
- a CDS encoding histone deacetylase family protein: MLHVVHHADYMAPAPTRGTFRFDKYMAVMEALRASGYPLTEHAPPPMPRRWLEAVHCPDYVDEVFSASVPQAKERRIGFPVTPHISQRVQHTNGGTWLAAQLARRHGYAANSAAGSHHALFDTGAGYCVFNDLAVAANRLIAEGDATRILIIDLDVHQGDGTASLTAARDDAFTLSLHAEKNFPVRKARSSLDVPLADGIDDDGYLDALDRHLPQVLAGFDPDLVLYQAGVDVHAEDRLGRLDLSDEGLDRRDAYVVQAIRSRAVPLASSLGGGYGADPREIGARHARSMVTCARTNAEFARSAIGSNGNAIG, translated from the coding sequence ATGCTCCATGTCGTCCACCATGCGGATTACATGGCGCCGGCGCCCACGCGCGGGACCTTCCGCTTCGACAAGTACATGGCGGTGATGGAGGCGCTGCGGGCCAGCGGCTATCCGCTGACCGAGCACGCCCCGCCACCGATGCCGCGCCGATGGCTGGAGGCGGTGCACTGCCCCGATTACGTCGACGAGGTTTTCAGCGCCAGCGTCCCGCAGGCGAAGGAGCGGCGGATCGGCTTTCCCGTCACCCCGCATATCTCCCAGAGAGTGCAGCACACCAATGGCGGCACATGGCTCGCCGCCCAACTTGCGCGCCGCCATGGCTACGCCGCCAATTCGGCCGCCGGGAGCCATCACGCGCTGTTCGATACCGGCGCGGGCTATTGTGTGTTCAACGACCTCGCCGTGGCGGCCAACCGTCTGATCGCGGAAGGCGATGCGACCCGCATCCTCATCATCGATCTCGACGTGCATCAGGGCGACGGCACCGCCAGCCTGACCGCTGCGCGCGACGATGCCTTCACGCTCTCGCTCCACGCCGAAAAGAACTTTCCGGTGCGCAAGGCGCGGTCCAGCCTCGACGTGCCGCTGGCCGACGGGATCGACGACGACGGCTATCTCGATGCGCTCGACCGGCATCTGCCGCAGGTCCTGGCCGGGTTCGATCCCGACCTCGTGCTCTATCAGGCCGGGGTGGACGTCCATGCCGAGGACCGGCTCGGCCGCCTCGACCTCAGCGACGAGGGGCTGGACCGCCGCGACGCCTATGTGGTGCAGGCCATTCGTTCGCGCGCGGTGCCCCTGGCCAGTTCGCTGGGTGGCGGATATGGGGCCGATCCGCGGGAAATCGGCGCGCGGCACGCCCGTTCGATGGTGACATGCGCCAGAACGAACGCCGAATTCGCGCGTTCAGCTATCGGTAGCAATGGCAATGCTATAGGATAG
- a CDS encoding thioredoxin family protein, which yields MKRPLAAALAPFVLVACTTTAPPQPVAIHHPEARSYEASRDAGADVEAALERALANGKKVMLVMGANWCHDSRALAGLLETPRFAELVEREYELVFVNVGMPQTGDGHNLDIAARFGLEDLPGTPNVLVLSPYGTLLNAETATSWRNAASRSEDAIYEELAALAG from the coding sequence ATGAAGCGTCCCTTAGCGGCAGCTTTGGCTCCGTTCGTCCTGGTCGCCTGCACCACGACGGCCCCTCCGCAGCCTGTCGCTATTCATCACCCCGAAGCGCGGTCCTACGAGGCTTCGCGCGATGCAGGCGCCGATGTCGAGGCTGCGCTCGAACGCGCTCTGGCCAACGGCAAGAAGGTCATGCTGGTGATGGGCGCCAATTGGTGCCACGACAGCCGCGCGCTGGCGGGCCTGCTTGAGACCCCGCGCTTTGCCGAACTGGTCGAGCGCGAATACGAACTGGTCTTCGTCAATGTCGGCATGCCGCAAACGGGCGACGGCCACAATCTCGACATTGCCGCGCGCTTCGGTCTCGAAGACCTGCCCGGTACGCCCAATGTGCTCGTCCTCTCGCCCTACGGCACGCTGCTCAACGCCGAGACCGCCACCAGCTGGCGCAACGCCGCCAGCCGCAGCGAGGATGCGATCTACGAAGAACTCGCCGCGCTGGCCGGCTGA
- a CDS encoding murein L,D-transpeptidase catalytic domain-containing protein: MNRRDLLKTTLAASVATLAPARVFAQASPTASRDAQLIAIAREQLARVGDVIWKKDIVGIADFGLHSSRRRFHFVDLVNERVESYHVSHGTGSDSEHDGWLKRYSNIEGSEATSRGAYMTRSWYTGRYGTSIRLDGLDPTNDMALPRAIVMHQAEYARPEHIDRWGRLGRSNGCFALGPDQFDAVLLRLSGGRLLYAESLGLAEDGSRVAPPVTQTELLRGPAGGTFERTNPGVY; the protein is encoded by the coding sequence ATGAACCGCCGCGACCTTCTCAAGACCACCCTCGCCGCCAGCGTCGCCACGCTCGCGCCGGCACGGGTGTTCGCGCAGGCGAGCCCTACCGCCAGCCGCGACGCGCAGCTGATCGCCATCGCGCGCGAGCAGCTGGCCCGCGTGGGCGATGTCATCTGGAAGAAGGACATCGTCGGGATTGCCGATTTCGGCCTACACTCTTCGCGGCGTCGTTTTCACTTCGTCGACCTCGTGAACGAGAGGGTCGAAAGCTATCACGTCAGCCACGGCACCGGTTCGGACAGCGAACATGACGGCTGGCTCAAGCGCTATTCCAACATCGAAGGCAGCGAGGCGACCAGCCGCGGCGCCTATATGACGCGCAGCTGGTACACGGGCCGCTACGGCACCTCGATCCGCCTCGACGGGCTCGATCCGACCAACGATATGGCCCTGCCGCGTGCCATCGTCATGCACCAGGCCGAATACGCGCGCCCCGAACATATCGACCGCTGGGGCCGCCTCGGACGCTCCAACGGCTGTTTCGCGCTTGGGCCGGACCAGTTCGATGCGGTGTTGCTACGGTTGAGCGGCGGGCGACTGCTCTACGCCGAAAGCCTAGGCCTTGCCGAGGACGGTAGTAGAGTCGCACCGCCGGTCACGCAGACGGAATTGCTGCGCGGGCCGGCTGGTGGGACCTTCGAGCGGACCAATCCGGGCGTTTACTGA
- a CDS encoding L,D-transpeptidase family protein, protein MTKFQTLTGTAIAAVLLATSAGAQDSAPESILPQPKTEESAAPAATQTVEEAFGDIQMASGEVVQEVPSLEGVWTVTQAQELLEFIPGMKAEGLNPSDYRADALTAAIAAGEGEELNKLASEIFVWLVEDLRDGRTPMESRRQWFVVDPDADRLPTWKLLEDALASGDIAATLTALHPKHPDYAALREELGTATDPARIQLIRANMDRWRWLPQDLGRQYLMTNVPEYMLRLTVRGRIIDTYRVVVGKPGRTATPQLAEMVEAVIYNPTWTVPQSIVVGEGLGNKVLNNPTWARNAGYTAKKGAGGWITVIQQPGPSNSLGLMKLDMPNEHAIFLHDTPSRHLFANEMRALSHGCIRVQGARELAMTMSMLGNAKTKADIPAIRDEVSEITMSGEYTRYPMEKQWPVYITYFTMATDVDGEMKAFKDIYDRDKPVLEALDAPRVSDRARETSEEAVEIVDDMQIS, encoded by the coding sequence ATGACCAAGTTCCAGACCCTGACCGGCACGGCGATTGCAGCCGTCCTCCTTGCCACTTCGGCCGGCGCGCAGGACAGCGCGCCCGAAAGCATCCTGCCCCAGCCAAAGACGGAAGAATCAGCTGCGCCCGCAGCCACGCAGACCGTCGAAGAGGCGTTCGGCGACATCCAGATGGCCAGCGGCGAGGTGGTTCAAGAAGTCCCATCGCTCGAGGGCGTATGGACCGTGACGCAGGCCCAGGAACTGCTCGAGTTCATCCCCGGCATGAAGGCCGAGGGGCTCAACCCGTCGGATTACCGTGCCGACGCGCTGACCGCTGCCATTGCCGCAGGCGAGGGCGAAGAGCTGAACAAACTCGCCAGCGAAATCTTCGTCTGGCTAGTCGAGGACTTGCGCGATGGCCGCACCCCGATGGAATCGCGTCGCCAGTGGTTCGTTGTCGATCCCGATGCGGACCGCCTGCCGACGTGGAAACTGCTCGAGGATGCGCTGGCGAGCGGCGACATTGCCGCTACGCTGACCGCGCTCCATCCCAAGCACCCCGATTACGCGGCCCTGCGCGAAGAACTGGGTACCGCGACCGATCCGGCGCGCATCCAGCTGATCCGCGCGAACATGGACCGCTGGCGCTGGCTGCCGCAGGATCTGGGCCGCCAGTACCTGATGACCAATGTGCCCGAATACATGCTGCGCCTGACGGTGCGCGGGCGCATCATCGACACATACCGCGTGGTGGTCGGCAAGCCCGGCCGCACGGCGACGCCGCAGCTCGCCGAAATGGTCGAGGCAGTGATCTACAACCCGACCTGGACCGTGCCGCAGTCGATCGTGGTGGGCGAGGGGCTGGGCAACAAGGTGCTGAACAACCCCACGTGGGCGCGCAACGCGGGTTACACCGCAAAAAAGGGAGCTGGCGGTTGGATCACGGTAATCCAGCAGCCCGGGCCGTCCAATTCGCTCGGTTTGATGAAGCTCGATATGCCCAATGAGCACGCGATCTTCCTCCACGACACGCCGAGCCGCCACCTCTTCGCCAACGAGATGCGCGCGCTCAGCCATGGCTGCATCCGTGTGCAGGGCGCACGCGAACTGGCCATGACGATGTCGATGCTGGGCAACGCCAAGACCAAGGCCGATATCCCGGCGATCCGCGACGAGGTGAGTGAAATCACCATGAGCGGCGAATACACGCGCTATCCGATGGAAAAGCAGTGGCCGGTCTACATCACCTATTTCACCATGGCGACCGACGTCGATGGCGAGATGAAGGCGTTCAAAGACATTTACGACCGCGACAAGCCGGTGCTCGAAGCGCTCGACGCGCCGCGCGTGTCCGACCGTGCGCGCGAAACCAGCGAGGAAGCCGTCGAGATCGTCGACGATATGCAGATCAGCTGA
- the ispG gene encoding flavodoxin-dependent (E)-4-hydroxy-3-methylbut-2-enyl-diphosphate synthase gives MSSVRPWRDIERRKSRQIMVGNVPVGGDAPISVQTMTNTPTEDVRATIDQIRRCEDVGADIIRVSCPTEESTANFDQITRAANVPIVADIHFHYKRALEAADKGAACLRINPGNIGSSERVAEVVRAAKANGCAIRIGVNAGSLEKDLLEKYGEPCPEALIESALDHIKLLQDHDFHDYKVAVKASDVFLAVAAYHGLAEAVDCPLHLGITEAGGLIGGTVKSSIGIGSLLWAGIGDTIRVSLSAEPEQEVKVGFEMLKALGLRTRGVRVVSCPSCSRQGFDVIRTVETLEKRLEHIKTPMSLSVLGCVVNGPGEARETDIGLTGGGSGKHMVYLSGVKDHHIESEDMLDHIVRLVEEKAAKIEAGEATAFDPHAEAAE, from the coding sequence ATGTCTTCCGTACGTCCCTGGCGCGATATCGAGCGCCGTAAGTCCCGCCAGATCATGGTCGGCAACGTCCCCGTCGGCGGCGATGCCCCGATTTCCGTGCAGACCATGACCAACACGCCTACCGAGGATGTGCGCGCGACGATCGACCAGATCCGCCGCTGCGAGGACGTGGGCGCGGATATCATCCGTGTGTCCTGCCCGACCGAGGAATCGACCGCCAATTTCGACCAGATCACGCGCGCGGCCAATGTGCCGATCGTTGCGGACATCCACTTCCACTACAAGCGCGCATTGGAAGCGGCCGACAAGGGCGCAGCCTGCCTGCGCATCAATCCGGGCAATATCGGCAGCAGCGAACGCGTTGCCGAAGTCGTCCGGGCTGCCAAAGCCAACGGTTGCGCGATCCGCATCGGGGTGAATGCAGGCAGCCTCGAAAAGGACCTGCTCGAGAAATACGGCGAGCCTTGTCCCGAGGCGCTGATCGAAAGCGCGCTCGATCACATCAAGCTGCTGCAGGATCACGATTTCCACGATTACAAGGTCGCGGTGAAGGCCAGCGACGTGTTCCTCGCCGTGGCCGCCTATCATGGCCTTGCCGAGGCGGTGGACTGCCCGCTGCATCTCGGCATCACCGAGGCAGGCGGATTGATCGGCGGCACGGTGAAGAGCTCAATCGGCATCGGCAGCCTGCTGTGGGCCGGCATCGGCGACACCATCCGCGTCTCGCTTTCTGCCGAACCGGAGCAGGAAGTGAAGGTCGGCTTCGAGATGCTGAAGGCGCTCGGCCTCAGGACCCGCGGCGTGCGCGTCGTCTCCTGCCCCAGCTGTTCGCGCCAGGGCTTCGACGTGATCCGCACGGTAGAGACGCTGGAAAAGCGCCTCGAACATATCAAGACGCCGATGAGCCTCTCGGTCCTCGGCTGCGTGGTCAACGGCCCCGGCGAAGCGCGCGAGACCGACATCGGCCTCACCGGCGGCGGCTCCGGCAAGCACATGGTCTATCTGTCGGGCGTCAAGGACCACCACATCGAAAGCGAGGACATGCTCGACCACATCGTCCGCCTCGTCGAGGAGAAAGCCGCAAAGATCGAGGCCGGCGAAGCGACCGCTTTCGATCCGCACGCGGAGGCGGCCGAATGA